The Iamia majanohamensis genome window below encodes:
- a CDS encoding ribonuclease H-like domain-containing protein has product MTRRPVVYGLDIETDTSTDGLDPRVAPVLTVALSMGSHDETFSGRESTLLCDLDERLRSLPPGVIATWNGSAFDLPFLAYRAALHRLDLGLRLLLDPGLRTSRAPLPGHPGAYRGAWHAHRHLDAYRLYKSDVGPVLRVSCSLKSIARLVGLTPVEVDRERVHDLSHEALHAYASSDARLARVLTERRMPGAARFVDHLDEPGASATA; this is encoded by the coding sequence GGCGTCCTGTCGTCTACGGGCTCGACATCGAGACCGACACGAGCACCGACGGACTCGACCCCCGGGTGGCCCCGGTCCTCACGGTCGCCCTCTCGATGGGGTCCCACGACGAGACCTTCAGCGGCCGGGAGTCCACCCTGCTCTGCGACCTCGACGAGCGCCTGCGCTCGCTGCCCCCCGGCGTCATCGCCACCTGGAACGGCTCCGCCTTCGACCTGCCGTTCCTCGCCTACCGGGCCGCCCTCCACCGCCTCGACCTCGGGCTCCGGCTGCTGCTCGACCCCGGCCTGCGCACGTCCCGGGCCCCGCTGCCGGGCCACCCGGGCGCCTACCGGGGGGCGTGGCACGCGCACCGCCACCTCGACGCCTACCGCCTCTACAAGTCCGACGTGGGCCCGGTGCTCCGGGTGTCGTGCTCGCTCAAGTCCATCGCCCGCCTCGTCGGCCTCACCCCCGTCGAGGTCGACCGGGAGCGGGTCCACGACCTGTCCCACGAGGCGCTGCACGCCTACGCCTCCTCGGACGCCCGCCTGGCGCGGGTGCTCACCGAGCGCCGCATGCCCGGTGCGGCCCGCTTCGTCGACCACCTCGACGAGCCCGGGGCCTCGGCCACCGCCTGA
- the bioB gene encoding biotin synthase BioB — protein sequence MSDTLQPVTLGRKPGPAPSSRPSLTPEEARAAVRRADAALLDERRPLTAAELSDLAHVPDASVPSLAALAHEVRLEWCGSEVEVEGILSAKTGGCPEDCHFCSQSAQFDTPVQATPFLDTDEVLAAARETAALGASEFCIVLALRGPDERTMARILELVPLVREEAGLNVAVSAGILTEDQARRLAEGGVHRYNHNLETARSYFDQVVTSHSFDERLATCRMVLDNDMELCCGVLMGMGETVDQRLELLEELRALGPAEVPVNFLKPMAGTPFAHLPAVEPLEAIRWIALFRLGLPEVILRYAGGREFTLGDLQAMGMTSGINALIIGNYLTYLGRSPAEDLKMLEDLRMPVGALGKVF from the coding sequence ATGTCCGACACGCTGCAGCCGGTCACCCTCGGGCGGAAGCCGGGCCCGGCCCCGTCGTCCCGCCCGTCGCTCACCCCCGAGGAGGCCCGGGCCGCCGTGCGGCGGGCCGACGCCGCCCTGCTCGACGAGCGCCGGCCCCTGACCGCAGCCGAGCTGTCCGACCTGGCCCACGTCCCCGACGCGTCGGTGCCCTCGCTCGCGGCCCTGGCCCACGAGGTCCGCCTCGAGTGGTGCGGCTCCGAGGTCGAGGTCGAGGGCATCCTGTCGGCCAAGACCGGCGGCTGCCCCGAGGACTGCCACTTCTGCAGCCAGTCGGCCCAGTTCGACACCCCCGTGCAGGCCACGCCGTTCCTCGACACCGACGAGGTGCTGGCCGCAGCCCGCGAGACCGCCGCCCTCGGCGCCTCGGAGTTCTGCATCGTGCTCGCCCTGCGCGGCCCCGACGAGCGCACCATGGCCCGCATCCTGGAGCTGGTCCCGCTCGTGCGCGAGGAGGCTGGCCTCAACGTCGCCGTGTCGGCCGGGATCCTCACCGAGGACCAGGCCCGGCGCCTGGCCGAGGGCGGGGTCCACCGGTACAACCACAACCTGGAGACGGCCCGGTCCTACTTCGACCAGGTCGTCACCAGCCACAGCTTCGACGAGCGCCTCGCCACCTGTCGCATGGTGCTCGACAACGACATGGAGCTCTGCTGCGGCGTGCTCATGGGCATGGGCGAGACCGTCGACCAGCGCCTGGAGCTGCTGGAGGAGCTGCGGGCCCTGGGCCCGGCCGAGGTGCCGGTGAACTTCCTGAAGCCCATGGCGGGGACGCCCTTCGCCCACCTCCCGGCCGTCGAGCCCCTCGAGGCCATCCGCTGGATCGCCCTGTTCCGCCTCGGCCTCCCCGAGGTCATCCTCCGCTACGCCGGCGGGCGCGAGTTCACCCTCGGCGACCTCCAGGCCATGGGCATGACCTCGGGCATCAACGCCCTCATCATCGGCAACTACCTCACCTACCTCGGGCGCAGCCCGGCGGAGGACCTCAAGATGCTCGAGGACCTGCGCATGCCCGTGGGTGCCCTGGGCAAGGTCTTCTGA
- a CDS encoding LLM class F420-dependent oxidoreductase produces the protein MKLGLVLGYWFADPPTGVAEQIATAEELGFDSVWSAEAYGSDCFTPLAWYGAATSRVRLGTAVCQMAARTPVATAMSALTLDHLTGGRFILGLGASGPQVVEGWYGQPYPRPLARTREYVDVVRQVLAREEPVTIDGEHFQLPNTGEGTTGLGKALKSITHPRRTDLPIYLGAEGPKNVALSAEIADGWLPMFMSPGLDPHYRECLEEGWARPGARRGPDDFEVANLVQVVIDDDVEKAADAVRMSLGFYIGGMGAREVNFHADLFSRMGYADDVARIQDLFLGGRKEEAIASVPLALVEDVALVGPPDKVREDLTRWRETCITTLLVAGPPPQMRLLADLVRG, from the coding sequence CTGAAGCTCGGACTCGTCCTCGGGTACTGGTTCGCCGACCCGCCCACGGGCGTGGCCGAGCAGATCGCCACCGCCGAGGAGCTGGGCTTCGACTCGGTGTGGTCGGCCGAGGCCTACGGCTCGGACTGCTTCACCCCCCTGGCCTGGTACGGCGCCGCCACCAGCCGGGTGCGGCTGGGCACCGCGGTGTGCCAGATGGCGGCCCGCACGCCGGTGGCCACCGCCATGTCGGCCCTGACCCTCGACCACCTCACCGGCGGCCGGTTCATCCTCGGCCTCGGCGCGTCGGGCCCGCAGGTCGTCGAGGGCTGGTACGGCCAGCCCTACCCGAGGCCCCTCGCCCGCACCCGGGAGTACGTCGACGTCGTCCGCCAGGTGCTGGCCCGGGAGGAGCCCGTCACGATCGACGGCGAGCACTTCCAGCTGCCCAACACCGGCGAGGGCACCACCGGGCTGGGCAAGGCCCTCAAGTCGATCACCCACCCCCGCCGGACCGACCTCCCCATCTACCTCGGCGCCGAGGGGCCCAAGAACGTGGCCCTGTCGGCCGAGATCGCCGACGGCTGGCTCCCCATGTTCATGTCGCCCGGCCTCGACCCCCACTACCGCGAGTGCCTGGAGGAGGGCTGGGCCCGGCCCGGCGCCCGCCGCGGGCCCGACGACTTCGAGGTGGCCAACCTCGTCCAGGTGGTCATCGACGACGACGTCGAGAAGGCAGCCGACGCCGTGCGCATGTCGCTGGGCTTCTACATCGGCGGCATGGGGGCCCGCGAGGTGAACTTCCACGCCGACCTGTTCAGCCGCATGGGCTACGCCGACGACGTGGCCCGGATCCAGGACCTCTTCCTCGGCGGTCGCAAGGAGGAGGCCATCGCCTCGGTCCCCCTGGCCCTGGTGGAGGACGTGGCCCTGGTCGGCCCGCCCGACAAGGTGCGCGAGGACCTCACCCGCTGGCGCGAGACCTGCATCACCACCCTCCTCGTCGCCGGCCCGCCCCCGCAGATGCGCCTGCTCGCCGACCTCGTCCGCGGCTGA
- a CDS encoding Rieske 2Fe-2S domain-containing protein encodes MSRYPFPIPFGWFQVCEPDEVATGATKALFYFDRHLVAWRDEEAHLHVMDAFCPHLGAHLGHGGTVEGCEIQCPFHGWRFDDEGTNVDIPYSTRTNKRAKIRTYPTLEVNGKALVWFHPDPEVGPQWDIPALPELEGGEFHGPIRTRHTVMAHAQELGENAVDSAHFRYVHNTAEVPEITDYVTEGPVADMRSIQRFPTPRGVVDGKIESLGYGPGVSIVRFSGIVDTLLVSSTTPIDAESSETRFDFYTRSLGDAETTSNVAQAFVAEVDRQFLEDMPVWEHKAHLTRPALADTDGPFMAFRKWYQQFYAEGTAEGDERTLFPPPYWPEKMDETPAKATASARHGGS; translated from the coding sequence ATGAGCCGGTACCCGTTCCCCATCCCCTTCGGCTGGTTCCAGGTCTGCGAGCCCGACGAGGTCGCGACCGGCGCCACCAAGGCGCTGTTCTACTTCGACCGCCACCTGGTGGCCTGGCGCGACGAGGAGGCCCACCTCCACGTGATGGACGCCTTCTGCCCCCACCTGGGCGCCCACCTGGGCCACGGCGGCACCGTCGAGGGCTGCGAGATCCAGTGCCCCTTCCACGGCTGGCGCTTCGACGACGAGGGCACCAACGTCGACATCCCCTACTCCACCCGCACCAACAAGCGGGCCAAGATCCGCACCTACCCGACCCTCGAGGTCAACGGGAAGGCCCTGGTGTGGTTCCACCCGGACCCCGAGGTCGGCCCCCAGTGGGACATCCCGGCCCTGCCCGAGCTGGAGGGCGGCGAGTTCCACGGGCCCATCCGCACCCGCCACACCGTGATGGCCCACGCCCAGGAGCTGGGCGAGAACGCGGTCGACTCGGCCCACTTCCGCTACGTGCACAACACCGCCGAGGTCCCCGAGATCACCGACTACGTCACCGAGGGACCCGTCGCCGACATGCGCTCGATCCAGCGCTTCCCGACGCCCCGCGGCGTGGTCGACGGCAAGATCGAGTCCCTCGGCTACGGGCCCGGCGTGTCCATCGTGCGCTTCAGCGGCATCGTCGACACCCTGCTGGTCTCCTCGACCACGCCCATCGACGCCGAGAGCAGCGAGACCCGGTTCGACTTCTACACCCGGTCCCTGGGCGACGCCGAGACCACCTCCAACGTGGCCCAGGCCTTCGTGGCCGAGGTCGACCGCCAGTTCCTCGAGGACATGCCGGTCTGGGAGCACAAGGCCCACCTCACCCGCCCGGCCCTGGCCGACACCGACGGCCCCTTCATGGCGTTCCGCAAGTGGTACCAGCAGTTCTACGCCGAGGGCACGGCCGAGGGCGACGAGCGCACCCTCTTCCCCCCGCCGTACTGGCCCGAGAAGATGGACGAGACCCCGGCCAAGGCCACCGCGTCGGCCCGCCACGGCGGCTCCTGA
- a CDS encoding SDR family NAD(P)-dependent oxidoreductase, with the protein MGRLDGKVAIVTGAARGQGEAEARLFAAEGAKVVVADVLADEAAAVAADIGDAARAVTLDITDEAAWQQVVADTEEAWGPVTTLVNNAGILDFNAVDRYDADRFRTVLEVNVVGAFLGIKSVTPSMARSGNGSIVNISSNGGMEGLPFLSAYSTSKWALRGLSRSAAIELGRKGIRVNTVHPGGIDTPMTRFDGSDNSTSAFYQNLPIKRVGTVDDVAPVVLFLASDEAGYVTGAEYAVDGGHLAGDAAVLSQIPGA; encoded by the coding sequence GTGGGACGACTCGACGGGAAGGTGGCCATCGTCACCGGCGCGGCACGCGGCCAGGGCGAGGCCGAGGCCCGCCTGTTCGCGGCCGAGGGGGCCAAGGTGGTGGTGGCCGACGTGCTGGCCGACGAGGCCGCCGCGGTGGCCGCCGACATCGGCGACGCGGCCCGGGCCGTGACCCTCGACATCACCGACGAGGCCGCCTGGCAGCAGGTGGTGGCCGACACCGAGGAGGCGTGGGGGCCGGTCACCACGCTGGTCAACAACGCCGGCATCCTCGACTTCAACGCCGTCGACCGCTACGACGCCGACCGCTTCCGCACGGTGCTCGAGGTGAACGTGGTGGGGGCGTTCCTCGGCATCAAGTCCGTCACCCCGTCGATGGCCCGGTCGGGCAACGGGTCGATCGTCAACATCTCCTCCAACGGGGGGATGGAGGGCCTGCCCTTCCTGTCGGCCTACTCCACCAGCAAGTGGGCCCTGCGGGGCCTGTCGCGCTCGGCCGCCATCGAGCTGGGCCGCAAGGGCATCCGGGTCAACACCGTCCACCCCGGCGGCATCGACACGCCGATGACCCGCTTCGACGGCAGCGACAACAGCACGTCGGCCTTCTACCAGAACCTCCCGATCAAGCGGGTGGGCACGGTCGACGACGTGGCACCGGTGGTGCTGTTCCTCGCCTCCGACGAGGCCGGCTACGTCACCGGTGCGGAGTACGCGGTCGACGGCGGCCACCTGGCCGGCGACGCCGCCGTGCTGTCGCAGATCCCGGGGGCGTAG
- a CDS encoding thiolase domain-containing protein has product MGKERVAVVGIGQTKHQATRGDVSVAGLVREAASRALADAQMTWTDIDAVVVGKAPDFFEGVMMPELLLADALGASGKPLFRVHTAGSVGGSTAIVASQLIQAGVHQKVLAVAFEKQSESEAMWALSLPIPFTPPLHAGAGGYFAPHIRSYIRRAGAPDHIGMLVALKDRQNGLKNPYAHLHEHDITFDSIKDSMMLWDPVRYAETCPSSDGACAVVLGSESVADAAASDGRQPAWVQGAAMRSEPTLSAERDTVLPLGGALCAADVYKQAGITDPRRDIDCAEIYVPFSWFEPMWLENLGFAEPGEGWKMVEDGVTAMDGDLPVNMSGGVLCTNPIGASGMLRFGEAAMQVRGQAGDHQVDGARRAMGHAYGGGSQFFAMWVVGSEKP; this is encoded by the coding sequence ATGGGCAAGGAGCGCGTCGCCGTCGTCGGGATCGGTCAGACCAAGCACCAGGCCACGCGGGGCGACGTCTCGGTGGCCGGCCTGGTCCGGGAGGCCGCCTCCCGCGCCCTCGCCGACGCCCAGATGACCTGGACCGACATCGACGCCGTCGTCGTCGGCAAGGCCCCGGACTTCTTCGAGGGCGTGATGATGCCCGAGCTGCTGCTGGCCGACGCCCTGGGCGCCTCGGGCAAGCCGCTGTTCCGGGTCCACACCGCGGGCTCGGTGGGCGGCTCGACCGCCATCGTGGCCAGCCAGCTGATCCAGGCCGGCGTCCACCAGAAGGTGCTGGCGGTGGCCTTCGAGAAGCAGTCCGAGAGCGAGGCCATGTGGGCCCTCTCGCTGCCGATCCCCTTCACCCCGCCGCTGCACGCCGGGGCGGGCGGCTACTTCGCCCCCCACATCCGCAGCTACATCCGCCGGGCCGGGGCGCCGGACCACATCGGGATGCTGGTGGCCCTGAAGGACCGCCAGAACGGGCTCAAGAACCCCTACGCCCACCTCCACGAGCACGACATCACCTTCGACTCGATCAAGGACTCGATGATGCTCTGGGACCCGGTGCGCTACGCCGAGACGTGCCCCTCGAGCGACGGCGCCTGCGCCGTGGTGCTGGGCAGCGAGTCGGTGGCCGACGCGGCCGCGTCCGACGGGCGCCAGCCGGCGTGGGTCCAGGGTGCGGCCATGCGCTCGGAGCCCACCCTCTCGGCCGAGCGCGACACCGTCCTGCCCCTCGGCGGCGCCCTCTGCGCGGCCGACGTCTACAAGCAGGCCGGCATCACCGATCCCCGCCGCGACATCGACTGCGCCGAGATCTACGTGCCCTTCAGCTGGTTCGAGCCGATGTGGCTCGAGAACCTCGGCTTCGCCGAGCCCGGCGAGGGCTGGAAGATGGTCGAGGACGGCGTCACCGCCATGGACGGCGACCTGCCGGTCAACATGTCCGGCGGCGTGCTCTGCACCAACCCCATCGGCGCCTCCGGCATGCTCCGCTTCGGCGAGGCCGCCATGCAGGTGCGGGGCCAGGCCGGCGACCACCAGGTCGACGGGGCCCGCCGGGCGATGGGCCACGCCTACGGGGGCGGCTCGCAGTTCTTCGCCATGTGGGTCGTCGGCTCCGAGAAGCCCTAG
- a CDS encoding thiolase domain-containing protein, whose product MRDVAVVSFAQTPARRRVQEVNEVEMLMPAVHTALSQVDMTIDDIGFTCSGSTDYLAGVGFSFVSTLDAVGPWPPIQESHVEMDGAWALYEAWVKLQLGEVDTALVYCYAKSSPGDLPMVLTRQLDPITVGPLWPDSISLAALQARALLESGKATEEEMAEVAARSRKAAMDNPNAQLAWDRPASDVLAEEHLVAPLRRSDCPPITDGAAAVVLAAGDAARERSDRPAWIRGIDHRIEPIHLGHRDLTVSESTRTAAEKAGVADGSVDVAELHAPFTHQELILREALGLADDALVNPSGGALAANPMMTAGLIRMGEVANRISAGTADRGVAHATSGPCLQQNLVCVMEGEG is encoded by the coding sequence ATGCGCGACGTCGCCGTCGTCAGCTTCGCCCAGACTCCGGCCCGCCGACGGGTGCAGGAGGTCAACGAGGTCGAGATGCTCATGCCCGCGGTGCACACCGCCCTGTCGCAGGTCGACATGACCATCGACGACATCGGGTTCACCTGCTCGGGCTCCACCGACTACCTCGCCGGCGTCGGGTTCAGCTTCGTGTCCACCCTCGACGCGGTGGGCCCCTGGCCCCCGATCCAGGAGAGCCACGTCGAGATGGACGGGGCCTGGGCCCTCTACGAGGCCTGGGTGAAGCTCCAGCTGGGCGAGGTCGACACCGCCCTCGTCTACTGCTACGCCAAGTCCAGCCCCGGCGACCTGCCCATGGTGCTGACCCGCCAGCTCGACCCCATCACCGTCGGGCCGCTGTGGCCCGACAGCATCAGCCTGGCCGCCCTCCAGGCCCGGGCCCTGCTCGAGTCGGGCAAGGCCACCGAGGAGGAGATGGCCGAGGTCGCGGCGCGCAGCCGCAAGGCGGCCATGGACAACCCCAACGCCCAGCTGGCCTGGGACCGGCCCGCCTCCGACGTGCTGGCCGAGGAGCACCTCGTCGCCCCGCTGCGTCGCAGCGACTGCCCGCCCATCACCGACGGCGCCGCCGCCGTCGTCCTCGCCGCCGGCGACGCCGCCCGCGAGCGCAGCGACCGCCCGGCGTGGATCCGGGGCATCGACCACCGCATCGAGCCCATCCACCTGGGCCACCGCGACCTCACCGTCAGCGAGTCCACCCGCACGGCGGCGGAGAAGGCGGGGGTGGCCGACGGGTCGGTCGACGTGGCCGAGCTCCACGCCCCCTTCACCCACCAGGAGCTGATCCTGCGCGAGGCCCTCGGCCTGGCCGACGACGCCCTGGTGAACCCCTCGGGCGGGGCCCTGGCCGCCAACCCGATGATGACCGCCGGCCTCATCCGCATGGGCGAGGTGGCCAACCGCATCTCGGCCGGCACCGCGGATCGCGGCGTGGCCCACGCCACCAGCGGGCCCTGCCTGCAACAGAACCTCGTCTGCGTCATGGAAGGAGAGGGCTGA
- a CDS encoding Zn-ribbon domain-containing OB-fold protein: MADVTLPESLRDVEPVRSVRTPARLDYEFVAGDATTRFLRNIEQKKIVGQKAEGGRTYVPPRGADPELGQPTPIEVEVAQVGTVTSFCVVNVAFHGSVMEIPYVSALILLDDADLSIMHLIQEVPADQVHIGMRVEAVWRDDADMAPTLESIKWFRPNGEPDDTDVRIPGEDHGTGLGSWVDGQAPTEALVRNPRTGEGGKA; encoded by the coding sequence ATGGCCGACGTGACCCTGCCCGAGTCGCTGCGCGACGTGGAGCCGGTGCGCAGCGTGCGCACGCCCGCCCGGCTCGACTACGAGTTCGTCGCCGGCGACGCCACCACCCGCTTCCTGCGCAACATCGAGCAGAAGAAGATCGTGGGCCAGAAGGCCGAGGGCGGCCGCACCTACGTCCCGCCCCGGGGCGCGGACCCCGAGCTGGGCCAGCCCACGCCGATCGAGGTCGAGGTCGCCCAGGTCGGCACCGTCACCTCGTTCTGCGTGGTGAACGTGGCCTTCCACGGCTCGGTGATGGAGATCCCCTACGTGAGCGCCCTCATCCTCCTCGACGACGCCGACCTCTCGATCATGCACCTCATCCAGGAGGTGCCGGCCGACCAGGTCCACATCGGCATGCGGGTCGAGGCGGTGTGGCGCGACGACGCCGACATGGCGCCCACGCTCGAGTCGATCAAGTGGTTCCGCCCCAACGGCGAGCCCGACGACACCGACGTCCGCATCCCGGGCGAGGACCACGGCACCGGGCTCGGCTCCTGGGTCGACGGCCAGGCGCCCACCGAGGCGCTGGTGCGGAACCCCCGCACCGGCGAGGGAGGGAAGGCCTGA
- a CDS encoding Zn-ribbon domain-containing OB-fold protein — protein MTPPPAPDQVLSAPLIIEYPFTRTTGPVIGAFLTGLREQVLVGITASDGRVICPPVEYDPATGEDLTDIVEVGPGGQVVTWAWVATPHEKHPLDEPFAWAQILLDGADTPLLHAVAADGPDAVSAGLRVVPRWADEREGHIGDIACFVPEEA, from the coding sequence GTGACACCCCCACCCGCTCCGGACCAGGTGCTGAGCGCCCCGCTCATCATCGAGTACCCGTTCACGAGGACCACCGGACCGGTCATCGGCGCCTTCCTCACCGGCCTGCGCGAGCAGGTGCTGGTGGGCATCACGGCGTCCGACGGCCGGGTGATCTGCCCGCCGGTCGAGTACGACCCGGCCACCGGCGAGGACCTCACCGACATCGTCGAGGTCGGTCCCGGCGGCCAGGTGGTCACCTGGGCCTGGGTGGCGACGCCGCACGAGAAGCACCCCCTCGACGAGCCCTTCGCCTGGGCCCAGATCCTGCTCGACGGGGCCGACACCCCGCTGCTCCACGCCGTCGCCGCCGACGGCCCCGACGCCGTCTCCGCCGGGCTGCGGGTCGTGCCCCGCTGGGCCGACGAGCGCGAGGGCCACATCGGCGACATCGCCTGCTTCGTCCCCGAGGAGGCCTGA
- a CDS encoding Zn-dependent alcohol dehydrogenase encodes MKAALLHNTGDEKLEIVDDMEVGAPGPGEVTIHIKATGVCHSDLSAMNGTLPQGAPFVPGHEGAGEISAVGDGVTDLAVGDHVIVAWSPPCGKCNNCTERKSPHLCVMIQFSIAGTPRFTRNGEDVFGMAGTGTFAEYMTVPQEAAIKIDDDIPFEIASLIGCGVTTGVGAAINTAKVTPGSSVVVFGCGGVGIAAIMGAQVAGAATIVAVDLVEEKLEQAKEFGATHGCKPDDLAELQAELTGDGFDYAFEAIGLPVTMRAAYDAVRRGGTAVIIGVGGMDKEVSFNGFELFFSEKTFMGSYYGSADVRSDFHRLLRLWKSGQLNLDGMISKRMKVDEVNEALDAMKKGEVIRTVLTF; translated from the coding sequence ATGAAGGCTGCCCTGCTCCACAACACCGGTGACGAGAAGCTCGAGATCGTCGACGACATGGAGGTCGGCGCGCCCGGCCCCGGCGAGGTCACCATCCACATCAAGGCCACCGGCGTGTGCCACTCGGACCTCTCGGCCATGAACGGCACCCTGCCCCAGGGCGCCCCGTTCGTCCCCGGCCACGAGGGCGCGGGCGAGATCTCCGCAGTGGGCGACGGCGTCACCGACCTGGCCGTCGGCGACCACGTCATCGTCGCCTGGTCGCCCCCCTGCGGGAAGTGCAACAACTGCACCGAGCGCAAGTCGCCGCACCTGTGCGTGATGATCCAGTTCAGCATCGCCGGCACCCCCCGCTTCACGCGGAACGGCGAGGACGTGTTCGGCATGGCCGGCACCGGCACCTTCGCCGAGTACATGACCGTCCCCCAGGAGGCGGCCATCAAGATCGACGACGACATCCCCTTCGAGATCGCCTCGCTCATCGGCTGCGGCGTCACCACCGGCGTGGGCGCCGCCATCAACACGGCCAAGGTCACGCCCGGCTCGTCGGTCGTGGTGTTCGGCTGCGGTGGCGTGGGGATCGCCGCCATCATGGGCGCCCAGGTGGCGGGGGCGGCCACGATCGTCGCCGTCGACCTGGTGGAGGAGAAGCTCGAGCAGGCCAAGGAGTTCGGCGCCACCCACGGCTGCAAGCCCGACGACCTGGCCGAGCTCCAGGCCGAGCTCACCGGCGACGGCTTCGACTACGCCTTCGAGGCCATCGGCCTGCCCGTCACCATGCGGGCCGCCTACGACGCCGTGCGCCGGGGCGGCACCGCGGTGATCATCGGCGTCGGCGGCATGGACAAGGAGGTCTCCTTCAACGGCTTCGAGCTGTTCTTCTCGGAGAAGACCTTCATGGGCAGCTACTACGGCTCGGCCGACGTGCGCTCCGACTTCCACCGCCTGCTGCGGCTCTGGAAGTCCGGCCAGCTCAACCTCGACGGCATGATCTCCAAGCGGATGAAGGTCGACGAGGTCAACGAGGCCCTCGACGCCATGAAGAAGGGCGAGGTCATCCGCACCGTCCTCACCTTCTGA
- a CDS encoding DICT sensory domain-containing protein encodes MDEEDALTIRGVADRTGVSVATLRAWEERHGFPAPQRDRRGHRRYTAEDCSRIAHVLSQREAGLSLAAAIAQATTTTTPRASSICGEVRRLAPSSAPQTHSLRTLVALSHAVEDECLATADRPVVVGAFQSEAAYRRYQERWQHLAEGAEAALVLARFARRRRAGAGPVEVPFAADSRLRDEWAVLAHSPSFAVGLVAWERPTPPGTAGGDRTFEATWTVDRDVVRAAVLVALDEGRVTAADDRRVRTALDRPAAVDGHPADAAVRIANRMVAYVAARVGSDHGSDENAFH; translated from the coding sequence GTGGACGAGGAGGACGCGCTCACCATCCGAGGGGTGGCCGACCGCACCGGCGTGTCGGTGGCGACCCTCCGGGCCTGGGAGGAGCGCCACGGGTTCCCGGCGCCCCAGCGCGACCGGCGGGGCCACCGCCGGTACACGGCCGAGGACTGCAGCCGCATCGCCCACGTCCTGTCCCAGCGCGAGGCCGGGCTGTCCCTGGCGGCCGCGATCGCGCAGGCCACCACCACGACGACGCCCCGGGCGTCGTCGATCTGCGGCGAGGTGCGCCGCCTGGCCCCGTCGTCGGCCCCCCAGACCCACAGCCTGCGGACCCTCGTCGCCCTCAGCCACGCCGTCGAGGACGAGTGCCTGGCTACCGCCGACCGGCCCGTGGTGGTGGGGGCCTTCCAGTCCGAGGCGGCCTACCGCCGCTACCAGGAGCGTTGGCAGCACCTGGCCGAGGGGGCGGAGGCGGCGCTGGTGCTGGCCCGGTTCGCCCGCCGGCGCCGCGCCGGCGCCGGGCCGGTCGAGGTGCCCTTCGCCGCCGACTCGCGCCTGCGCGACGAGTGGGCCGTGCTGGCCCACAGCCCGTCCTTCGCCGTCGGGCTGGTCGCCTGGGAGCGGCCCACGCCACCGGGGACCGCAGGGGGCGACCGCACCTTCGAGGCGACGTGGACCGTCGACCGCGACGTCGTCCGGGCCGCCGTCCTCGTCGCCCTCGACGAGGGGAGGGTCACCGCGGCCGACGACCGGCGGGTGCGCACCGCCCTCGACCGGCCCGCGGCGGTCGACGGGCACCCGGCCGACGCCGCCGTCCGGATCGCCAACCGGATGGTCGCCTACGTCGCCGCCCGGGTGGGCTCCGACCACGGCTCCGACGAGAACGCGTTCCACTAG
- a CDS encoding HAD family hydrolase, which translates to MTAVLFGSISTLVDTSELQREAFNRAFAAHDLDWTWERDEYRDLLATSGGRDRVAAYAEERGADVDADAVHATKTRLFQELLADEPPPLRPGVAEAIDAAREQGHPVGVVTTTSPENVAAVLAAAGLADAPLTVVLDAEAVATPKPDPAAYLTALDRLGVEADDAVAVEDNLGGLASARAAGVACVAFPNANTADHDFEGAAVVVDRVELDGLLGAADAR; encoded by the coding sequence GTGACCGCAGTCCTCTTCGGATCCATCTCGACCCTCGTCGACACCTCCGAGCTGCAGCGGGAGGCGTTCAACCGCGCCTTCGCCGCCCACGACCTCGACTGGACCTGGGAGCGGGACGAGTACCGCGACCTCCTGGCGACCAGCGGCGGCCGCGACCGGGTCGCGGCCTACGCCGAGGAGCGGGGCGCAGACGTCGACGCCGACGCCGTCCACGCCACCAAGACCCGCCTGTTCCAGGAGCTGCTGGCCGACGAGCCGCCACCGTTGCGACCCGGCGTGGCCGAGGCCATCGACGCCGCCCGGGAGCAGGGCCACCCCGTCGGGGTCGTGACGACCACGAGCCCCGAGAACGTGGCCGCGGTGCTCGCCGCCGCCGGCCTCGCCGACGCCCCGCTCACCGTCGTCCTCGACGCCGAGGCGGTGGCCACGCCCAAGCCCGACCCGGCGGCCTACCTCACGGCGCTCGACCGCCTCGGCGTCGAGGCCGACGACGCCGTGGCTGTGGAGGACAACCTCGGCGGCCTGGCCTCGGCCCGCGCCGCCGGCGTCGCCTGCGTGGCCTTCCCCAACGCCAACACCGCCGACCACGACTTCGAGGGCGCCGCCGTCGTCGTCGACCGCGTGGAGCTGGACGGCCTGCTCGGGGCGGCGGACGCCCGGTGA